One window from the genome of Nocardioides conyzicola encodes:
- a CDS encoding lysine 2,3-aminomutase produces the protein MSIETSIAALVEDQTGQPYPYQRVELVEPDWTRFPGWRDVTADEWASVQWQRSHCVKNVKQLRELLGDLVDDRFYADLERDQSERATMSMLVPPQMMNTMVPHETPAGPGSLTEAFYADPVRHYMIPVFSDRRTDWPSHPHATRDSLHEHDMWVAEGLTHRYPTKVLAELLPTCPQYCGHCTRMDLVGNSTPTVDKLKFVGKPVDRLGSMMDYLRRTPQVRDVVVSGGDVANMPWPRLEDFLTQLLEIENIRDIRLATKALIGLPQHWLQDDVRAGVERVATLARSRGVSLAIHTHANHANSITPLVAQASRAMLDAGVRDVRNQGVLLNGVNADPHALLDLCFRLLDGAQIMPYYFYMCDLIPYSEHWRVSVADAQRLQHHIMGYLPGFATPRIVCDVPFVGKRWVHQLADYDAERGISYWTKNYRTSIEATASDALTKTYEYYDPIHTLPAEGQQWWAEHGDLDESSLRAAEMAEASRRTAALQAW, from the coding sequence ATGAGCATCGAGACGTCGATCGCAGCCCTCGTCGAGGACCAGACCGGCCAGCCGTACCCGTACCAACGGGTCGAGCTCGTCGAGCCCGACTGGACCCGCTTCCCGGGGTGGCGTGACGTCACCGCCGACGAGTGGGCGTCCGTCCAGTGGCAGCGCTCGCACTGCGTCAAGAACGTCAAGCAGCTGCGTGAGCTCCTCGGCGACCTGGTCGACGACCGGTTCTACGCCGACCTGGAGCGCGACCAGTCCGAGCGGGCCACGATGTCGATGCTCGTGCCCCCGCAGATGATGAACACGATGGTGCCGCACGAGACGCCCGCCGGCCCAGGCTCGCTGACCGAGGCGTTCTACGCCGACCCGGTCCGGCACTACATGATCCCGGTCTTCTCGGACCGACGCACCGACTGGCCGTCGCACCCCCACGCGACCCGCGACTCCCTCCACGAGCACGACATGTGGGTGGCCGAGGGGCTGACGCACCGCTACCCCACCAAGGTGCTCGCCGAGCTGCTGCCGACCTGCCCGCAGTACTGCGGTCACTGCACGCGCATGGACCTCGTCGGCAACTCGACGCCGACGGTCGACAAGCTCAAGTTCGTGGGCAAGCCGGTTGACCGGCTGGGCTCGATGATGGACTACCTCCGTCGTACGCCGCAGGTGCGCGACGTCGTCGTCTCCGGCGGCGACGTGGCCAACATGCCGTGGCCGCGCCTCGAGGACTTCCTGACACAGCTCCTGGAGATCGAGAACATCCGCGACATCCGGCTGGCCACCAAGGCGCTCATCGGGCTCCCCCAGCACTGGCTGCAGGACGACGTCCGCGCCGGGGTCGAGCGGGTCGCGACGCTCGCCCGGTCGCGCGGGGTGTCGCTCGCCATCCACACCCACGCCAACCACGCGAACTCGATCACGCCGCTGGTCGCCCAGGCGTCGCGCGCGATGCTCGACGCCGGCGTACGCGACGTGCGCAACCAGGGCGTGCTGCTCAACGGCGTCAACGCCGACCCGCACGCGCTGCTCGACCTGTGCTTCCGGCTGCTCGACGGCGCGCAGATCATGCCCTACTACTTCTACATGTGCGACCTGATCCCCTACTCGGAGCACTGGCGGGTCTCTGTCGCCGACGCCCAGCGGCTGCAGCACCACATCATGGGCTACCTGCCCGGCTTCGCGACGCCGCGGATCGTGTGCGACGTGCCGTTCGTCGGCAAGCGCTGGGTGCACCAGCTCGCCGACTACGACGCCGAGCGCGGCATCTCGTACTGGACCAAGAACTACCGGACCTCGATCGAGGCCACCGCCTCCGACGCGCTCACCAAGACCTACGAGTACTACGACCCGATCCACACGCTGCCCGCCGAGGGCCAGCAGTGGTGGGCCGAGCACGGCGACCTGGACGAGTCGTCGCTGCGGGCCGCCGAGATGGCCGAGGCATCACGACGTACGGCGGCGCTCCAGGCCTGGTGA
- a CDS encoding Lrp/AsnC family transcriptional regulator: MSQSELEATDRKILELLANDGRMSFTDLGKATGLSTSAVHQRVKRLESRGLIRGYGASIDHEQLGLPLTAFISIRPIDPSQPDDSPERVRGIPEIESCWSVAGDESYILKVRVATPSSLEDLLARIRASANVSTRTTIVLSTPYENRSVT, from the coding sequence GTGAGCCAGTCGGAACTCGAAGCAACGGACCGCAAGATCCTCGAGCTTCTCGCGAACGACGGGAGGATGTCGTTCACCGACCTGGGCAAGGCCACCGGTCTTTCGACGTCCGCCGTCCACCAGCGTGTCAAGCGACTCGAGTCACGCGGCCTGATCCGTGGGTACGGCGCGAGCATCGACCACGAGCAGCTCGGGCTGCCGCTGACGGCCTTCATCTCGATCCGTCCGATCGACCCCTCGCAGCCCGACGACTCACCGGAGAGGGTCCGCGGCATCCCGGAGATCGAGTCCTGCTGGTCGGTCGCCGGCGACGAGTCCTACATCCTCAAGGTCCGGGTGGCGACGCCCAGCAGCCTCGAGGACCTGCTTGCCCGGATCCGGGCGTCCGCCAACGTCTCGACGCGCACGACGATCGTGCTGTCCACGCCGTACGAGAACCGCTCCGTCACCTGA
- a CDS encoding 5'-3' exonuclease yields the protein MTDSQTGRLMLLDSASMYFRAFFGVPEIKAPDGTPVNAVRGFLDFISRLVGDYEPTDLVCCWDNDWRPQWRVDLLPSYKAHRVVAEKTGAPDIEEVPDPLQVQVPIILDVLEAFGLCVKGVDGYEADDVIGSFAAQARQPVDIVTGDRDLFQLVDDDADVRVLYIARGVRNHERVTNDWVRAKYDIGARQYADFATLRGDASDGLPGVAGVGDKTAATLLQRFGDMDGIVAAAIDPDGDMGPGPRGKIKAAADYLAVAPQVVAVARDIDLGSPATRLPSEPVDLARVAELGTKWGIESPVQRLTEVLLKL from the coding sequence GTGACCGACTCGCAGACCGGCCGGCTGATGCTGCTCGACAGCGCCTCGATGTACTTCCGCGCGTTCTTCGGGGTCCCGGAGATCAAGGCGCCGGACGGTACGCCGGTCAACGCGGTGCGGGGCTTCCTCGACTTCATCTCGCGGCTGGTCGGGGACTACGAGCCCACCGACCTGGTGTGCTGCTGGGACAACGACTGGCGCCCGCAGTGGCGGGTCGACCTGCTGCCGTCGTACAAGGCCCACCGTGTGGTCGCCGAGAAGACCGGCGCCCCGGACATCGAGGAGGTGCCGGACCCGCTGCAGGTCCAGGTGCCGATCATCCTCGACGTCCTCGAGGCCTTCGGGCTGTGCGTGAAGGGCGTCGACGGCTACGAGGCCGACGACGTCATCGGCTCGTTCGCCGCCCAGGCGCGGCAGCCGGTGGACATCGTGACGGGAGACCGCGACCTCTTCCAGCTCGTCGACGACGACGCCGACGTACGCGTGCTCTACATCGCCCGGGGCGTGCGCAACCACGAGCGCGTCACCAACGACTGGGTGCGGGCCAAGTACGACATCGGCGCCCGGCAGTACGCCGACTTCGCGACCCTGCGCGGGGACGCGTCCGACGGGCTGCCGGGCGTCGCCGGCGTCGGGGACAAGACCGCGGCCACCCTGCTCCAGCGGTTCGGCGACATGGACGGCATCGTCGCGGCGGCGATCGACCCCGACGGCGACATGGGCCCTGGCCCGCGCGGCAAGATCAAGGCGGCCGCCGACTACCTGGCCGTCGCGCCGCAGGTGGTGGCCGTCGCCCGCGACATCGACCTCGGCTCCCCCGCCACGCGACTGCCGTCCGAACCGGTCGACCTCGCCCGCGTTGCCGAGCTCGGCACGAAGTGGGGCATCGAGAGCCCCGTGCAGCGGCTCACCGAGGTGCTGCTCAAGCTCTGA
- a CDS encoding DinB family protein, translated as MTTYSDTKEFEGASFVKASLKGATLRFSDVSGVTMRSVDVGGLDIDSHDLAFGTLFVNGVDVVPLVEAELNRQFPGRELQSAQTPEGLREGWVAVQAAWATTVVDTPPELVDAHVEDEWSLAETLRHLVLATNAWLGGGIQRLEQPFHEIGQIFTGAGEMGFDLSIFRTDTPSYDEVLAVRAEHQQLVTDFLATATPELLAEERVNPWGGGDWHPSVGDCIRVILEEEWAHLRYIRRDLALLRA; from the coding sequence ATGACGACCTATTCCGACACGAAGGAGTTCGAGGGCGCGTCGTTCGTGAAGGCGAGCCTCAAGGGCGCCACGCTGCGGTTCTCCGACGTCAGTGGCGTGACCATGCGCAGCGTCGACGTGGGCGGGCTCGACATCGACAGCCACGACCTGGCCTTCGGCACGCTCTTCGTCAACGGCGTCGACGTGGTGCCGCTCGTGGAGGCGGAGCTCAACCGACAGTTCCCGGGACGGGAGCTGCAGAGTGCCCAGACACCCGAGGGCCTGCGCGAGGGCTGGGTCGCCGTGCAGGCCGCGTGGGCGACGACGGTGGTGGACACGCCGCCGGAGCTGGTGGACGCCCACGTCGAGGACGAGTGGTCCCTGGCCGAGACCCTGCGGCACCTGGTCCTGGCGACCAACGCGTGGTTGGGCGGCGGCATCCAGCGGTTGGAGCAGCCCTTCCACGAGATCGGCCAGATCTTCACCGGCGCCGGCGAGATGGGCTTCGACCTGTCGATCTTCCGCACGGACACACCGTCGTACGACGAGGTCCTCGCGGTGCGGGCCGAGCACCAACAGCTGGTGACCGACTTCCTGGCCACGGCCACGCCCGAGCTGCTCGCCGAGGAGCGCGTCAACCCGTGGGGCGGCGGCGACTGGCACCCCAGCGTCGGCGACTGCATCCGCGTGATCCTCGAGGAGGAGTGGGCGCACCTGCGCTACATCCGACGAGACCTGGCGCTGCTCAGAGCTTGA
- a CDS encoding HNH endonuclease: protein MTTPFVPDTATTAAPTDERALLDQIRALEDTKARIAATQAELTVQLDHLVRTRHATSRIPAARQGRDVASLVAYARRESPAKGSRLLGLAHALTEQPHLWAAMRAGVISEWRATLITRETSCLSRQDRALVDAEICQPGPDGTYPFDGWGDRRLTAETQKAVIRIDAAAVVNRRSKAEADRHVSMRPAPDTMARLSALLTAKQGVAVWATLTRIADQARSAGDPRTRGQVMADTLVERITGVPRADQIPVVVNVVISDQALLDDSIEPAWLHGYGPIPADTLDPDHLTAIRRLYAKPATGTLVAMESVAREFPTALARFIELRDRTCRTPFCDAPIRHRDHAEDHATGGPTTAINGQGLCEHCNHTKQAPGWRSRPVNGPPDTRHTIETRLPTGHVARSTAPATPTPATLQPVSRAETYLLEVILAA, encoded by the coding sequence ATGACCACGCCCTTCGTCCCCGACACCGCCACCACGGCGGCGCCCACGGACGAACGCGCCCTCCTCGACCAGATCCGCGCCCTCGAGGACACCAAAGCCCGGATCGCAGCAACCCAGGCCGAGCTGACCGTGCAGCTCGACCACCTGGTCCGGACCCGCCACGCCACCTCCCGGATCCCCGCTGCCCGGCAGGGCCGCGACGTCGCCAGTCTGGTCGCCTACGCCCGGCGTGAGTCCCCCGCGAAGGGATCGCGGCTGCTGGGGCTCGCGCATGCGTTGACCGAGCAGCCGCACCTGTGGGCCGCGATGCGCGCCGGCGTGATCTCCGAGTGGCGCGCCACCCTCATCACCCGCGAGACCTCCTGCCTCTCCCGTCAGGACCGGGCACTGGTCGACGCCGAGATCTGCCAGCCAGGTCCGGACGGCACCTACCCCTTCGACGGGTGGGGCGACCGACGTCTGACCGCGGAGACCCAGAAGGCCGTCATCCGCATCGACGCCGCCGCCGTGGTCAACCGCCGGTCCAAGGCCGAGGCCGACCGTCACGTGTCGATGCGGCCCGCACCCGACACCATGGCCCGCCTCTCCGCCCTGCTCACCGCCAAGCAAGGCGTCGCCGTCTGGGCGACGCTCACCCGGATCGCGGACCAAGCCAGGTCCGCCGGCGACCCAAGAACCCGCGGCCAGGTCATGGCCGACACCCTCGTGGAGCGCATCACCGGCGTCCCACGCGCCGATCAGATCCCGGTGGTCGTGAACGTCGTGATCTCCGACCAAGCCCTCCTCGACGACAGCATCGAGCCCGCCTGGCTCCACGGATACGGACCCATCCCCGCCGACACCCTCGACCCCGACCACCTGACCGCGATCCGCCGCCTCTACGCCAAGCCCGCCACCGGCACCCTGGTGGCGATGGAGTCCGTCGCCCGCGAGTTCCCCACCGCACTCGCCCGCTTCATCGAGCTGCGCGACCGCACCTGCCGCACCCCCTTCTGCGACGCCCCCATCCGCCACCGCGACCACGCCGAAGACCACGCAACCGGCGGACCCACCACCGCGATCAACGGCCAAGGCCTCTGCGAACACTGCAACCACACCAAACAAGCACCCGGCTGGCGCAGCCGACCCGTCAACGGACCACCAGACACCCGCCACACCATCGAAACCCGGCTGCCCACCGGCCACGTCGCCCGGTCAACCGCACCCGCGACTCCCACACCAGCCACCCTGCAACCAGTCAGTCGCGCCGAGACCTACCTCCTCGAAGTCATCCTCGCCGCCTAG
- a CDS encoding SDR family oxidoreductase — protein sequence MTRIAIVGGHGQVARHLIHDLRRSDHDPVALVRKEEYRDELESKGAEVRILDIEQQGAEDFARAFEGCEAVVFAAGGGPDGNIERKRTVDLEGSLKSIEGARQAGIRRFVQISAIGVDDPLPEDTSDVWRAYVEAKRDADAALRASDLDWTIIRPGRLTDDPATGLVSLGADLGGGDVPRADVAAVVAGVLDAPRTIGKQWVLVSGTTSVGEAIATAS from the coding sequence ATGACACGCATCGCGATCGTCGGGGGGCACGGGCAGGTGGCCCGGCACCTCATCCACGACCTACGCAGGTCCGACCACGACCCGGTGGCGCTCGTGCGCAAGGAGGAGTACCGGGACGAGCTCGAGAGCAAGGGCGCGGAGGTGCGAATCCTCGACATCGAGCAGCAGGGCGCAGAGGACTTCGCCCGGGCCTTCGAGGGCTGCGAGGCGGTCGTCTTCGCGGCGGGCGGTGGGCCGGACGGCAACATCGAGCGCAAGCGCACCGTCGATCTCGAGGGATCCCTCAAGTCGATCGAGGGCGCTCGGCAAGCGGGCATCCGGCGCTTCGTCCAGATCTCCGCGATCGGCGTCGACGACCCGCTGCCGGAGGACACCTCCGACGTCTGGCGGGCGTACGTCGAGGCCAAGCGCGACGCCGACGCCGCCCTGCGGGCCAGCGACCTCGACTGGACGATCATCCGCCCGGGCCGTCTCACCGACGACCCCGCGACCGGACTCGTGTCGCTCGGCGCGGACCTCGGCGGAGGCGACGTTCCCCGCGCCGACGTGGCGGCCGTGGTCGCCGGTGTGCTGGACGCCCCGCGCACGATCGGCAAGCAGTGGGTCCTGGTCAGCGGCACCACCTCGGTCGGCGAGGCGATCGCCACCGCGAGCTGA